A segment of the Triticum urartu cultivar G1812 chromosome 1, Tu2.1, whole genome shotgun sequence genome:
accacgccgtcgtgctgctggatctccatcaacctctcctccccccttgctggatcaagaaggaggagacgtcgctgctccgtacgtgtgttgaacgcggaggtgccgtccgttcggcgctaggatcatcggtgatttggatcacgacgagtacgactccatcaaccccgttctcttgaacgcttccgcgcgcgatctacaagggtatgtagatccactcctccctcgttgctagatgactccatagatagatcttggtgacacgtaggaaaattttgaatttatgctacgttccccaaccacctacctcatcaactacttcccaatacccacatgtcatcaaccccgttctcttgaacgcttccgcgcgcgatctacaagggtatgtagatccactcctccctcgttgctagatgactccatagatagatcttggtgacacgtaggaaaattttgaatttatgctacgttccccaacacctacctcatcaactacttcccaatacccacatgttattaatcctactcatgcaatgtttaagggtgaaactaatgcataaaaactgggtatgaaagggatatgatcaaaatgtgaacttgcctgcaatgttgatgaagatgattcgcactcaaaactcctgatagttctactcgtcacactccggccaatctatcgtaagcaagcaatagtaaccacaaataagcaatcactcaaagatcggagagaacaaagaaaacaattcggaaaacattaaaaccaagcaaataactcttgcatcATAAAACAATTTCTGACAGTACAAAAttaagtgaatttggccttatcggaaagtttaggtcaagggcttcaatttgcaaaaagaatcaactaaatcggagttacgaaactcaagttatgttcaaaaaaagtttgaatatgaatctgaacaaaattcgaaatttgaaaatttcaaaaagttgatgtgacaggttcactggataggtgaaaacaagacgaaGCTATAGGCACTGGTTTTatctaatttggataaacgagtgaaaagttatggctatttgaaaaatcagggccaaacTGTTCTACGAAAGAAAAATAGCTACGGTTAAGGTCTAACGTATAAATACGTAGAGTAATttataatctaattattctatttccagaagtcgcgccgaaaaggagaaatatatttttcttaaatgaatctagtcaaaccaaaatattgatttaacccgaatcggatgattttttggaggggtctatatttattggtggaaaagagtcttagaggtcaaaggctaggcaatgtgggactaaacgtagacgaaaatatacgaaataGAGATGAAAAGAGGTGAGGGGCTCGCATGGGCTAGGCCTTCGGCCGGCCGAGTGCATGCTGCGGCCGCAGTTtttttttttttacaaaattcggcctaagaaaaaaataaaaaaaatgaaaacgctggctgggcctggcctatttaagagagaaaaaaacaaTGGGCCGCCAGAAGCTACTATACTGCGCATGTAGGCGGTAAATAAATATAGGTCGCACATACAGTTTTTTAGtagaaacagaaggaaaaccgtataacaaaaataaaataaaattttataTAGGAATATCATATATCAacattttcagaaaaagattttctacgacatgaacatttttctagcattaaataaaatacacacaaattctaataattccaacagtgctcctgctctaataagatccaacaaaatcattttaaaaataccaaaatgaagtcaaatttatttctctccaattttctgttgtagggaatcatgttaccctattttccatgtattttatttttggagaaaaataatttgaataaaatccaaataactccaaattgaaaaaatAGTTTCAaaaagactttgaatttgatcctttgaaactcccaactcatatttcatataatttgaagaagtcattttatctcctctcgtgaaaatcattgagttgcataaagtttcagaattggaaatattttccaaatgaaattcaaatattttcaacaccccttgtcatttaaataaatggaagaagttatatcatcttctctccagggtttcgtggtgaaaagaatttgaattcaggGAGATCAtgaatgcaaaatgaaagtttgggaaagtccttttattccctctcatttaactttcaaaaaggtttcaaattccactcaatttcacacaatcaatcaatcaaatctatctatttattataacatttcaaaatttagaattttgggatgttacagtacGCCAAGTAAAATGCCCCCAGATCGACCTCTAGGTGGTCGTGAAACCCAAGTAAAGTCCATCCCGCCTGAAAGACGGTTAAGTAGACTCACTGAGAAATCACGTCTTCCCGTTTTAGAGATAGCCAAAAAGTCTAAATTGTGTTCCCTATTACATTCCGCAATGAATAGATGTTTAGCCAAGTCACGAAGACATCTGCTATTAAAAAACATTCCATTCATGAGGAAATAATGGGAGATTTAGAACACTTTGCCCTCTTATGGGTCTTACTATCTTTTTTCGAATGTGCGATCTTTGATTTACGTCCAGATGCTGTAAGTTCAATCAATGAACTAAGCTCGGGTTCATCTAGACTCACGTCTGAAACCGCTCCTACTAAATGAGAGAGTAGCTGACCATCTGATGTGGCATGCAGCTCCTCCTCATCGGTATGAGAGGTATATGACTTGCTAGAAAGACGTGGAGTAACTTTTAATCGGTCATATTCCAAATGTTTCAAAGCGTCGTCAAAATTGAAATATCCTTCTCGTTCTTTCCAAGACTAACACCCACATTATTTTAACTTAGAAAATATGGCAGTATTGGGAAAGGCTAAAAAGGATTTGGGAGACGACGTAATACCTTGATTGTCGAGGTTCTGCACTGCCTTACGCCACATAGCCTTGGCCATGGAGTCCTCATCTGTGTCCATAGAACTGTCGTCGGCAATCGTATGCCGACTACTCCGTCGTGTAGGTGTCATCCCCAGCAAAGGTCGTGGCGCCCGCTCTACTGCCGATGGAGGGGGTGATGATGGAGTAGCAACCCCCTCCCCTACAGTCTCAACCGCAGGCTCGAGCGATGAGGTCGCTGTCTGAAGGGTGTCAGGGACCGCACCAGTCATACCAGCGAAAGCGGTAGTGATGGACGTGGACGGCTCCACGAGGGACTGAAGGGTGTCCAACATCATAGACCCATCCGCCGTTGCAGACGTGACAGCAGGTGTTTGCATGGCTGGGACGGACAAGTCCGTCATCACCTGGGGCCTAAAATCAGCCACTGGTGTATGCATGCATGGCCGCACACCCGAGGATGGCCGTTTAGCACCATGCCCATcctgtgcatgcatgcatgcttgTACTCCCGAGGCCGGCCTTTGAGTTTCACGCCCAGCCAATGTATGCTTGCAAGGCTGTGAAGCCGGTCCTTCAGTGCCACGCCCAGCCGGGGCCAGCTTACTCGTCCCGAGCAGCTGGAGGTTGTAGCTTCGAAGCCCCGTTCCGTCGCCCATCCGTGACCTCGCTGTCCTGCACCACGATGGAAGCAACCGGCTGCGTCGCTACTGTCAGTGTTGGTGACGATGGTTGCAACGCCACCTTACCCGCCGGCTGTCGGTGCACCAATGAAGAGTCCGGGTGCGCCCCTGTCAGTGGCATGCACGGACTTGAGAACCATGGGATGCGACACTGCCGAATGAGTTGGCGACGCCGGCTGCGGTCCAGGCACGCCCTGCAGCGGGGAACGTGATGATGACACCTGCCGGTGTAACCGCGGGGATCCACCTCCCGGTGCATCACCAAGACCAAGGCTCACGAGTTCCCATCGTTGCACCTGAGGCACCTGATTGACATTCGCTGAAGCAGAACTAGAGGATGAATTAATGGATGGGTTGCCAGTGTGCTCTGAGGGGTCGTGCTTCTCCTTCGCACCACTATTATCACCCGCATCATCATGCTTGCGTCTCCAAATGAACGAAACAAAGTCAGGATCCGGACTGTATCCCTCTGGCTCCCTCCTGAACGTAAATGCATAGCCCTTGAGCTTGACCACCACATCCGTCGCGACAAAAGTTCCAGCATCATCCTTGTCCTTTGCCAAAATCCGAGTGTTGGTCATAGCGACGAGAATACGGACAACTCCACAGCGTCGGAGAGTAAAAAGATCCACATCCAACGTCTTACCCATAAGAGTACCAACGGCCCATAATCCCAAAAAATGGCGAACCGTATGAGGAACGCCCTCGACATGAAGCCAAATCTGCTGAAGTTCGATCTTATGTGGAACCTCCTGTGATCTCCATGCGATAATAGTCATCTGGGCATTAGCTGATGGCACGTTCATCTGGATTCCATCCACCCTGTCCAAATCCTCAAAAGACGGAAAGCTAACAAGGTAAGTATCGGACCCATGTTGAATAGCCTCCCACTTCCATTTATCATGGACCCATGCTAACAGGGTAAGCATCTGGATTCCATCCAGCCTCTCGAAATCCTCAAAAGACGGAAAGCTAACAAGGTAAGTCTCCTCGGCACCAATTCCAGAGACAGAAGCGTTGGGCTTAGCGAGTTTAAGAACCAGGCACTGCAACGTCGGATGAGCTATATTGTCACAAATATAACAGTAATGTTGCACGGTGCAATCTTTCGCTGCATGCGTATCAACCGCGCACTTCCAGCATCGAACCCCCTTCTTAGCCTTGGTCTTGGGCACTGAAACAACCTACACATCAGACCCTGGAGCCGTCAAAGGCGAGGCATCGACATGCGTAGGCATCATTGGTTGAGGTTGCACAACCTGCTGATAATGTCCTTGCTGATACATCTGAACGAGCTATTGTGTGGGTTGTTGCGGAAAGTGTTGCTGAACCGGCACTTGCTGTGGAGTAGTGTGAACACCATGCTGCAAAGCTCCACCAGCGAACTGTTGATGTTgcggcttcttcttctttttacgTTTCTGAACCGGTTGTGCCACAACCCCCCCCCCTGGATGGATCTGCGGAGGGGTGGACACCCCGGTTAGTGGAACCCCATACATGGGAGGTTGTCCTCCGGCGGTGGCCATACCGTACGGCGAGATGAATTGCCCACCATGGCCATAACCAAAGGGTTGCTGCTGTGGAAGACCGTAGTTGTATACCGGCGCCGGTACCCATTGCCGATGCATTGGACCGGAGTATCCCGACGCTGAAGCCAGAGGACGCAAAGGAGCAGGGGTCGCCCCTGCGACCGGAGGGGCGCGAGGGCTTGGCCCTCCCATGGCTGCAGCGCCATGAGCTGTCGGAGGAACGCCGGCCATGGGGTGTGGAAACGTCGTCGCGACTGCCGCGTAGGAGCGGGCAACCCCGGCGAatggaggtaccgccggagttgTAGACGGCGTCCGCGAGGTGTGCAGAGGTTGGGCGGCGATCAGGTGTTGTGTTGTAGCATATGAGGACGGCGGCGAATTGATCGATGGAATCGTTGCGATCACGGTCTGCTGTTTAGGAAAACCTGCCCAGATCGATCGCATCCGCGTCTTGAGAAAGGCCCACAAAAACACAGATTGGTCCGTCTCCATATTTGCATGCATGGGCCCAAAGCCCGAGGTCGCGGGATTTTGAACTCCCCGTGATCTCGACACTAAAACCTCCCGACCGAGGTCAGATCCCGGCAAGGCAGCCGTCGCCGGCGGCCATTGACGACCAGCTAAGGAAGGGCTCTGCTTAGCCGTGTCAAAGAACTGCCCCAGCACCGGTGGGGGCATCACCCAGCGTGGCGGCAGGGGTCCGCGCCAAGCCCCCATGCGCGGCGGCCTGGCCACCCTCAATCCGGCCGGCGACGACAGCGGCTTGCGCCAGGAAGGTTCCGCGGTCACCGACACCGGTGGCGACTCCAAACCAATGGGCTCCGAGCTCTCCGAAACGGCGGTCCCCGCCAACTCCCTGCAAGACAGCATACCCGATCCATCGAGATTCAGAGACTCCGCAGGTGATGCCGGCGATCGGTGCTCCCAGAAACGAGATGCTGGCGTCGGGAAGCCCGCATCATTCCAGAACTCCTGGACTATTTCGGCCTTCGTCTTCTTCCTCCGGCGATCCATCGTGCTCCACTCTCCGCCTCCAACATCATCCACAAGCACCTCTAGTGCTAGCCGCACGCCAACAGCCGGCGCATCCTCCTCGTCGGAGGACCCAGATTCCGATCCTAGGCATGAGAACCTCGAACCAGACGATCCAGCCGCCGTCGGCGACTTGGCCGGCCCGGCAGAGGCCGGCAAGGGCGCCAGGGTCAGCCGCCTGCCCCGGTACATGCCTAAGCGTTTCTTAAAATGGGGGAGAATTTCACTTGCCCGGCCTCTGCACCAACTAAGGATGCATACGGCCATTTTTAGTACGAGTACCAAGATAAACATGGTCCTCATATTTTTTTTAAATGAGTATCAAGATATTTTTTGATGAGTGGTTCCACCATCCACCAATCTTGATCCTCAATAAATGGGAGAAAACCCATGTGCATCACCTGTCAATTCTAGGAATTGAACTCGTGTCGTTAGGCTGCACAACCGCATGCCCAACCACTGAGCCAAGCCTCTCTTTGCTTAAAAATGGGGGAGAATTTCACTTCTCCGGCCTCTGCACCAACTAGGGATACATACAACCATTTTAGTATGAGTGCCAAGATAAACATGGTCCTCATAATTTTCATCTACTGCTAACCAAAGTAGAATAGCAACGAGGAGATTTAGGTATTTTACTGACCTATGACCAGGTCGGGGCAATGGAGGCCGCCCTAAGACAAATGACGGATTGACGGTAATCGGTGCCCGCCTGAAGAGATTTAGGTCTTTTACTAACTTGCGACCAGGCCAGGGCAATGGAGGCCGGCGGCCGATCAAGAGCGCTCCAAGACTGGAGGCGGCGTTGGTGCCTAGCTGTGAGCGTGTTAGCTTCTCGGTGCCGTCGCCGGCGAAGGGGGGGGAGCATGGCGAAGTGACATGGAGGCGAGACAGGGCTACTGGCCTGTCGGGGTGGGACAAGGAGAAGGTCCCGACTCCCGGCCTGTGTAGACGGCAACTCTCAATGCGAACGCTATACCTCGCCTTCAGCGAGTGTAACACCCAACTCACCGAAGGGAGCGAGCAAGATAGGCTGGCCCATGCGCGCGAGAGGCCCCAACATGGGTTTCTGTTTCTTTTTTACGTTTTTTGTTTTCGTTTTTTGGTTTGTTTTCATGATTTTTTAGTCTTTTAGTTTTTTAACTTTTGTTTATACTTTCAAATATGCTAAAGATATGCCAATGCAAACACCGAAAGAAATGCTAACTTTTGTTTATATTTTAAACCGAAAGAAATGAAAAACCAAATAAATCAATGCAAAAATAACATATCAttttcttttttacttttgtTTATACTATGCTCGCGTTGCCCCTTCGGGTCATGCATTATTGCAAGTAAAGCCTCAACATATCTGCAAAGCCAACCTATTCCCCGCACCCTAAAAAAACAAAGGCAATGCGCACATTGGCCTGTGAGTGCTGTCAGCTCAGCCACGATGAGGTTGGGTGCTACCTTGGAGATTTGGTCCATGTCCTCCACAAGGTATTTCTGGCTCAAATAAGCCTTGGCGCTAGCGGCTGATTAACTCGCATGAAGATCACCTCCGACTGTCTGGAGGTTGCGAACTATACACACCTACAGCTATAGCACAATTTGTTTCTACCATACCTAGTACAGTAGAAAGACTAGGGAATTTAGTGAACCTCTTCACTTTACAAATTTGCCTTATCTTGTGTATCTGAACCTTGATTACAACGACCTAAACGGATTTGTCCCAACATCCCTAGGTAACTCTACTAAACTAACCTACAGTGATGTCTTACTATAATTTGTTTTCCCCTAAAAAAACAATTTGTTTCTACCATGCCTAGTACAGTAGGAAGACTgaggaatttgatgagcctctCCACTCTGCAGACTTGCCTCGTCTTGTCTATCTGAACCTCGGTCACAACTCTCTCTCGGACCTAACCCCATCAAGCATTGGAGCTCTTGCCAAGCTCGCATCATTAAATCTATCTACAGTTCAATTTTGTTGATGGACCTATTCCACCGTCCATAAGTAATTGTACTAAACTAACCTCTCTCGGTCTATCACACATTTTTTTCCAAATCCTCTGAGTTTATGATACTTAGATCTTTTCAACAATTAAATAAATGGTTCCTTCCCTTCGACCATTTTGAAATTAGCCTCTCTAACAATGCCAGAACTTGGATCCAATCAGCTTAACGGCATGTTACCACCACAATTTTGATCTCTTATAAATCTATCACGTCTGGATCTTTCCAACAATCAGATCACAAGTTCCATTGTTACCACCagcttcttcttgggagccatgcTCGGACTTGGCGATGACGGAGTCGATGAAGACGAAGGCAGAGATGAGCTTGAAGCAGATCGAACCGCTGGTGCCCCCATACCAGGCGTGCCAGATGTCGTGTTCTAGATTCACGAACAGCGGGAGTTGGGAACCCCCCTTTGTAGATTCGGTGATTAACATAAAATTAACAGATATAAAGCGGTGACGTATGGAGAACTATGAAAACTTTTTCCCTTTATTTTTAGATAAAGATAAAGATAAAGATGTGGGGTATAGCCAACTTACGGATAGATAATGATCAAATAGACTACGAGTACTTTTTATTCTTGCTAATGACATTTAGGTCATCTCTGCTTGTACGTAGTTTGTTGTTAAGATTCTATGCATTGTCGGCCATCTTCACGCCGAACATGAGGTCGGCGTAGGGAAGAAAGTGGCACACGGGCGAGCCGCCGGGGTGGGTGCCCAGGATCTTGAAGGCTGGGTGAGCTGGGATCCAATTAGAGGTGTCGAAGTGGCACACCGCCGCCATGTCCACGGTAGGGAGGCCGCTGCCGCCGCGGATGGAGACGACGTACGCCTCCTCGGACGAGCCCTCCATCATGTGGCACTCGTACACAGCGTACGGGTAAGCCCTGCTGTGGCATGCCACGtagccgccgcctcctccgcctaGTGGCTTGATAGCCTGCACAGTGTACGTGCGGCGCGGCAGGCCGGAGTTGGGAAGTGCGGACGCCGCCGCGACCAAGGGCCGGCTCGTCGCCAGCATACGCGTGGCGCTCAGCACGACCCCCTCCAGCGACGTGGCGCACGCCTTCCGTTAGCCGGCGAGAGGCGCCTCGCGGCAGGCGCTCAGTGTCTCCCCTACCCGGGCCGCCTCTTGGGAGCCCGGCGTGATGCCGAACCTATCGAGGGCATCCGCGAGGTTGCCGAAGAGAATCCTCTCGGCAGCTTTGCGCGGGAGGAACGGCGCCGGGTCGAACGCCGGCAGGGCAACCGTCATGGTGCGCCCCACACGCATGTCGGACTCGCGGAAGAAGAGGCCTTCCACAGACGACGCCTGTTGGGCAGGACTATTGCATATGATCCTGTAGGAGTAGCCGAGGCACGCGTTGGGCAGGATCATGGCGGCAGAATGGTGCTGCTGGAGCGGCGAGTGATCGGTGCCCTTCTGCACGAGGTGGGCGATGGACTCGGGCATCGGCGAGTCCGGGAGGGCCGCCTCCCAGAACAGTGCCGCCGGAGTGCCTCCAGGGGTATGGGTGTGGCCATGCACCGTCGCGGCCACAACCATCAGAATAAGTAGCAGGACGGCTGAAGAAGCCATGGCTTGCTTTTCTTTCTTACTTCAAACTGAGCTTAGCTTGGAGTGGTAGATGGGTGAGCTACCCAATAGGTGCACTATAAATAGCGTTCGACCTGCATGTTCGACCCTACCCAACGACTACGTGGCTCCACACACGCGGCGCATGCAAAGGGCAACTCGATGCAGACATCGTTGAATTTCCAACGACCATATATCATACTTAGACAGGGGTGCAAGCAACTTGTAATCAAATTCAGTGAACATAGACTAGAGTCATCGTGAAGCCAAACAACTTGATCTCGCTCTCgacaaaaaacaaaaaagagagcTTGATCACGGGTTCACCCTTCACTCCGGCTGTTTTCGGCAAGTTGACGAGCACCACGTGGAGTGAGCCAGAAAGGAGTCATCGTGAGCAAGTTGACGAGCACGGGTTTTTGGTGGCCGCGGTCTGGGGGAGGTCCGGTGCATTCACTAGCTAGCTATTATCGGCACGTGTGTGTTGTCTGTAGCTATAGCCTACTACCTCCGTCGTGGTTTATTGGTTCCTTTTTGACCAtgtatttaactaataaaatattaATGCATGTTACCAAAAATAATATCACTGGATTCATATTTTTTCTGAGGGTCATTGGATTCATATTTAAACATAGTTGCAATGGTATaattttttatgacatgcattgACAATTTATTAGTTAAAATCCACAGTCAAAATTTGATATTAAATATaaagggggccaataaaccaAGACGAAAGTATATagtacatgcatgcatgcaggaTTAATGAACCACTTACAATAACCAAAACAACGGCGAATTCAAGAATCCTCAGAGAAGGAAAGCACCGCAAAAAAGCAGctcaaaaagaaaagaaagaaaaaggacCCATCAGCAGACAAATCCAAACTCTACCATCAAACGTGAACACCATTGGATCCATCGTCAGGATCTTCAAGGTGACGCCCCAAGGAGGAAAACGATGTTGAGGGTACCACCATCACCCGATCTGGCACAGCCATATCTTAGGTTTTCACCCATAGATCTCACGCGATTGGATAGGAAGGGCAAGCGGCTCCACAATGATACCTCCAAGGAGGATGACGATATCCGTGGATGCCGTTACCGCCGGCAACGACAAGGTCAATGCATGATTTTCATCCggagccgagccttccaccaaCAATCCCAAGATCCGAGACCACCAGCGCCACGTAGCATCACAACCCCAAGCAGACACTAGCAACAATGAATTTGTCGAAGTCCGCATGGAGGAACTCGGCGAGCACACGCCAACCTGGCTGGTCCGCACCGCCGCTCGCAAGCCCTGGGCGAGACAAGCCAGATCTGGCCATTCTCTACCTCCGTGCGCAGACCAGGCGATCCTCCGCACCGCAGCGCACAAGAAAGGCCGGGGGAGAGCCGGACATAGCCGGTACGCACCGCCACACGCAGAACTGGGCGGGTTCCAAACCAAATAGCGCCGTCCGCACCGCCGCGCCCAAGAGCAAGAGTGTTCGTGTTGGATCTGGTCTGCGCGAGCCTCGTGAAGCACCAGGCAAACTAGACGGCGCCACCACTCAAGGGAGCCGGGCGTGTACGCGCTTGAACGAGAATGACCACCAGCAACCCCGACTCCACTGCTTCTGCTTCCACACGCCAAAATGCAGCCGACCCAAGCGTGAAACGCAGCCATTTGACGAGCTGGCCCGCGGCGCCAAACCATTCCCGCCATGAGCGGGCTAATGACCAGATCTGCCGGCCGACCCCGCTCCTATGGCGCCAGAGACCTTCTCATGCAAACGGCACGCGCGCCGGCACCACCCACCTCACCCTCAAGCCACAAGCCGGCAGAGGTCAGATCTGCCCCGACCGACCACAGCAACCCCGCACCTATGGGGCCCGCGAACTCCTTGCGCCGGCGCCGCGCGCAGGCTGCCACTCGCCGCCATGGTGCGCCGGGTAGCGCTAGCCCACGCCCATACACACGTTGCAGCGCCCCTTGCCTTCGCTTAGCGCAGCAGCCCCACGCATCTCACCTTACATGTAGGGGAAGAGAAAACCCGCCGCCGAGGCCGCACGGGCTTTGCTTGGGGGCGTtcaccggcggcggcgaggagaggAAGCCTAGAGGTGCGGCGGCGCCCGGCGGCTAGGGTTAGCACCTGGGTTGCTCGCGAGGAGCGACACGGGGCTCTTTGCGTCTTACTTTAAGAGTTGATTTTTCTGATCAATGAATTGGCAGTCCTCCTGTCAACATTAAAAAAATGGTGGCAGATTCTAAGGGAATATCTAACAGTAACCCATAAAAAACCTCCTGCATCCGTCCGcggatgggggggggggggcagtcaGCGGACACGAATGCGGGAGGCAGTCATCCAACCATAGCCGCATATATGTTCACAACAACTCAAACTAACTGGACGAAATTCGATCAAACACGGCGGATTACATATAAACATGATCGGGTTTTATATAAACATGagggatttcattacatttacattaACTAAACAAAGCACGTCCGGCTAGGTATAATTAATCTAAATAGTCGTCGGCGCCCGTTCCCCGTGTCCGGCCATGAATCAACAGAACTGAAGCTTTCACCGTCTCCAGCTCCGCCTCGGCGCTATCCAGCTCTATCTCCGTGACCTCCTTCTCCAGAGGCCCAGGAAGTGAAGTTGTCCTGCTCCACATCGCCGCCAAGCAACTAATCGGCCGAAGGTGGTGAGcccaccaagcttggcgtcgACGAGAGGGGAGGAACAGTGGACATCCTGCGACAcaagcggcggcgacctaccgtgcgCTACTCTTCCTCGCTGTCAGCGGTGCCCGCGAACGTGCCGGCTTCTTCTTGGTCCTGCCACCGGGGCACGGCCTCCTCGTCGGCGGTGTCGCCGAACAGCACCTCACTCGCCTCATCGTCACACTTGTTGCCGGCGGCCGTCACCCACTGCAGGAACCGCCAGCCAGCGAGGCGGACCTCGCGGGCGGAGCGGTAGTACTCGAGGAGTGCCTCCTGCTCCGCCAGGTCCACATCTGGCGTGACCGACCTGCCGAGGGCTACCAGCTCCTCCGCATGCAGATATGCTCCTAGAGGAGGTTGTGGTTGTGGTTGGCATCGGCCTACGCCTCCTGGAACTGCTCATCCCGCTCCTTCGGCACCATGTCCATATAATGGGCATGGGCCACGCCAATGGTCATGGTGCAATACACCAGCAAGGCTGCAACGAAGCAAGAGGAGGGTGGCATTGGCACGTCGGAGGAGGCGTCCTCCATTTGcacgtcctccggctgcctgtcGGCCTGCTAGTTGGTAGCAATGGCGGCCATGGCCTTCTTCTGCTCCGACGTAAGCCCGCCCCAGAGAGCTTTGGCCGCGGAGGGATCCATCGCTGGAGTGATGTGGAGAGGGATGACTGTGGCTATATGGCTAGGGCAGTGGTTTATATAGCACCGGTGGGCGCCAGAGGGACGGATGGGTGGCACAAGAGGAGACGCCTCGGCTACCGTGTGCCATCAATGTGGGCGGCAGACGGACGGGCGGCCGTCGTGTCGTTTGAACGAGCGGTGGTCGCCTGCACCAGGAAGCGACGCGGTCGGCGCTCTCTCAGCCGACACACCGCTTCAATGCTGGCGCCAGTGAGCGGACTGAAAACGTGCGGGAGGGGAAGGGGTTTTTGGTTGTCCAGGGCGG
Coding sequences within it:
- the LOC125547070 gene encoding protein RAFTIN 1B-like, with product MLATSRPLVAAASALPNSGLPRRTYTVQAIKPLGGGGGGYVACHSRAYPYAVYECHMMEGSSEEAYVVSIRGGSGLPTVDMAAVCHFDTSNWIPAHPAFKILGTHPGGSPVCHFLPYADLMFGVKMADNA
- the LOC125546962 gene encoding BURP domain-containing protein 2-like yields the protein MASSAVLLLILMVVAATVHGHTHTPGGTPAALFWEAALPDSPMPESIAHLVQKGTDHSPLQQHHSAAMILPNACLGYSYRIICNSPAQQASSVEGLFFRESDMRVGRTMTVALPAFDPAPFLPRKAAERILFGNLADALDRFGITPGSQEAARVGETLSACREAPLAG